In Fundulus heteroclitus isolate FHET01 chromosome 16, MU-UCD_Fhet_4.1, whole genome shotgun sequence, a single genomic region encodes these proteins:
- the syt3 gene encoding synaptotagmin-C, with the protein MSGDWDEDLCKKALILVEELCFNSERDNSENEQCQEFIYLMRGHNRQPDAEISVSLLSVIVTFCGIVLLSVSLFVSWKLCWLPWRDKEGGGLSLTSGLLPGTAGLGGAQGPSLLPPLLQRKEGQSSSSLYPSLGQQGHPHFSDMVGLERGEGGGVVGGETQEHSYLDMDSYPNNAGTLKLSQTSPDVPNSEGGAHPNKELPNAHSQQQVTPRPKPMTHQLSSPDFHGEEKEQVTCIGQIKPELYRPKGDLGEGKQGDNCGRICFLLRYAFNTEQLVVKILKALDLPAKDANGFSDPYVKIYLLPDRKKKFQTKVHRKTLNPVFNETFQFGVPLNELHSRKLHFSVYDFDRFSRHDLIGQVVVDNLLDFSEGSGDKPIWRDIVEGTAEKADLGELNFSLCYLPTAGRLTATVIKATNLKAMDLTGFSDPYVKASLICDGRRLKKRKTSIKKNTLNPTYNEALVFDIPNENIESVSIIIAVMDYDCIGHNEVIGMCRVGSDADGPGREHWAAMLANPRKPIEHWHQLVEEKAIGTFVSKSATTSSPKPHIVVDSPHSD; encoded by the exons AAATCTCTGTCAGCCTGCTGTCGGTCATCGTGACGTTCTGCGGTATCgttctcctctctgtctccctCTTCGTCTCCTGGAAGCTGTGCTGGCTGCCATGGCGGGACAAGGAGGGCGGCGGGCTGAGCCTGACGTCGGGGCTGCTGCCCGGAACCGCCGGGCTGGGAGGGGCCCAGGGCCCGTCCCTTTTACCCCCGCTGCTGCAGAGGAAGGAGGGCCAGTCGTCATCCTCGCTTTACCCCTCGCTGGGGCAGCAGGGACACCCCCACTTCTCTGACATGGTGGGGCTGGAGAGGGGGGAGGGCGGAGGGGTGGTTGGGGGGGAGACCCAGGAGCACTCCTACCTGGACATGGACTCCTACCCCAACAACGCTG GGACTCTGAAGCTGAGTCAGACGTCGCCGGATGTCCCCAACTCAGAGGGAGGAGCCCATCCCAATAAAGAGCTGCCCAACGCCCATTCCCAGCAGCAGGTCACCCCACG ACCCAAGCCCATGACTCACCAGCTCTCCAGCCCTGACTTCCACGGTGAGGAGAAGGAGCAGGTTACCTGCATCGGGCAGATCAAGCCGGAGCTCTACAGACCCAAAGGCGATCTGGGCGAAGGCAAACAGGGCGACAACTGTGGCAGGATCTGCTTCCTGCTGCGCTACGCCTTCAA CACGGAGCAGCTGGTGGTTAAGATACTGAAAGCTCTGGACCTGCCAGCGAAGGACGCCAACGGGTTCTCCGACCCGTACGTGAAGATTTACCTACTGCCAGACAGGAAGAAGAAATTCCAGACAAAG GTCCACAGAAAGACCTTAAACCCAGTGTTCAACGAGACGTTCCAGTTCGGCGTGCCGCTGAACGAGCTACATTCCAGGAAGCTGCATTTCTCTGTGTACGACTTCGACCGCTTCTCCAGACACGACCTGATCGGCCAGGTGGTGGTGGACAACCTGCTGGACTTCAGCGAGGGCAGCGGGGACAAACCCATCTGGAGGGACATCGTGGAGGGCACCGCG GAGAAGGCTGATCTCGGGGAGCTTAATTTCTCGCTGTGCTACCTGCCCACCGCAGGCAGACTCACCGCCACAGTCATCAAGGCCACCAACCTCAAAGCCATGGACCTGACGGGTTTCTCAG ACCCGTACGTGAAGGCCTCCCTGATATGTGACGGGCGGCGGctaaaaaagaggaagacctCCATCAAGAAGAACACGCTGAATCCCACGTACAACGAGGCGCTGGTGTTTGACATCCCCAACGAGAACATAGAGAGCGTTTCCATCATCATCGCAGTGATGGATTATGATTG CATCGGTCATAACGAGGTTATAGGCATGTGTCGAGTGGGAAGCGATGCTGACGGTCCCGGGAGGGAACACTGGGCGGCCATGCTGGCAAACCCCCGCAAACCAATAGAGCACTGGCATCAGCTGGTCGAG GAAAAAGCGATCGGTACATTCGTATCAAAGAGTGCCACAACATCCTCCCCTAAGCCGCATATTGTGGTGGACAGCCCCCACTCTGATTAA